The Medicago truncatula cultivar Jemalong A17 chromosome 4, MtrunA17r5.0-ANR, whole genome shotgun sequence genome includes a region encoding these proteins:
- the LOC11409801 gene encoding ABC transporter G family member 1, protein MGGHEGEKGGITVTWENLEAIVTNGKNRKLILHGLTGYAQPGKLLAVMGPSGCGKSTLLDALAGRLKSNIQQSGKILINGKKQALAYGTSGYVTQDDAMLSTLTAGETLYYSAQLQFPNSMSIAEKKRQADITLAEMGLQDAINTRVGGYGSKGLSGGQRRRLSICIEILTHPRLLFLDEPTSGLDSAASYYVMSRIASLSLRDDIQRTIVASIHQPSSEVFQLFDDLCLLSSGETVYFGTASEANQVFASNGFPCPTHYNPSDHYLRIINNDFEQDTEEGFGKGVITEDAIGILVNSYKESEIKRQVLIEVAKISERDLSAIRNRRTHAPFQTQCMVLIKRSSQQLYRDISNYWLRLVVFVAIAISLGSIFYQVGSSTRSIQVRGSLLSFFMSVLTFMTLVGGFSPLIEEMKVFKRERLNGHYGITAFLIGNILSSIPYMVMISLISGSIVCYLSGLHKGLEHYLYFASILFAIMMWVESLMMVVGSIFPNFVMGVIIAGGVEGLAILTGGFYRIPSDLPKPLWKYPCYYISFLTYAFQGSFKNEFEGLTFVGYQEGGTITVSGRDVLTDIWHVQIGHSKWVDLFIMFGMIVVYRVLFLVINKVKEKSNPAVPSINRSQAKTFSRTNMDEL, encoded by the exons ATGGGTGGTCATGAGGGAGAAAAGGGTGGAATTACTGTGACCTGGGAGAATTTGGAGGCCATTGTTACAAATGGAAAGAATAGAAAACTAATTCTGCATGGACTTACAGGTTATGCTCAGCCAGGGAAGCTTTTGGCAGTAATGGGTCCTTCAGGCTGTGGCAAATCCACACTCCTTGATGCTTTAGCAG GAAGGTTGAAATCAAACATACAGCAATCAGGGAAAATTCTAATCAATGGCAAAAAACAAGCACTGGCTTATGGAACATCG GGCTACGTAACACAAGATGATGCTATGCTGTCAACTTTAACAGCTGGTGAAACTTTATACTACTCAGCTCAACTTCAATTTCCAAACTCAATGTCTATAGCAGAGAAGAAGAGGCAAGCAGACATCACACTCGCAGAAATGGGCCTGCAGGATGCTATTAACACAAGGGTTGGAGGGTATGGTTCCAAAGGCCTAAGCGGGGGGCAAAGAAGGAGACTAAGCATTTGCATTGAGATTCTAACTCACCCTAGACTTCTTTTCCTTGATGAACCAACTAGTGGACTTGATAGTGCAGCTTCCTACTATGTTATGAGCAGGATCGCAAGTTTAAGTCTAAGGGATGATATTCAAAGGACAATTGTTGCATCCATACATCAGCCTAGTAGTGAAGTTTTTCAACTTTTTGATGACCTCTGTCTTCTTTCCTCTGGGGAGACGGTATATTTTGGTACAGCATCtgaagcaaatcag GTTTTTGCTTCAAATGGTTTCCCTTGCCCAACTCACTATAATCCTTCTGATCACTACTTAAGGATCATAAACAATGATTTTGAACAG GACACTGAAGAAGGCTTTGGTAAAGGAGTAATTACTGAAGACGCAATTGGTATCCTTGTAAATTCTTATAAAGAATCTGAAATTAAACGTCAAGTTTTGATTGAAGTTGCAAAAATAAGTGAAAGA GATTTGAGTGCAATAAGGAATAGGAGGACCCATGCTCCATTTCAGACTCAGTGCATGGTTCTTATAAAAAGATCGTCCCAACAATTGTATCGTGATATCAGCAATTACTGGTTACGTCTTGTAGTCTTTGTTGCCATTGCTATAAGCCTAGGCTCTATCTTTTACCAAGTCGGTTCAAGTACTCGATCTATTCAG GTTAGAGGATCGctactttcattttttatgtcaGTTTTGACTTTCATGACACTCGTTGGTGGATTCTCTCCCTTGATTGAGGAAATGAAG GTATTTAAACGAGAGAGATTAAATGGGCACTATGGTATTACTGCTTTTCTCATTGGCAATATATTATCTTCTATTCCATACATGGTAATGATCTCTCTCATTTCCGGATCAATAGTGTGTTACCTTTCTGGACTACACAAAGGACTAGAGCACTATCTATACTTTGCTTCTATCCTATTTGCCATTATGATGTGGGTTGAGAGCCTTATGATGGTTGTGGGGAGTATCTTCCCAAATTTTGTGATGGGGGTGATCATTGCTGGTGGAGTTGAAGGACTTGCGATTTTAACAGGTGGATTCTATCGAATTCCTAGTGATCTTCCAAAGCCATTATGGAAGTACCCTTGCTACTACATTTCCTTCCTCACTTATGCTTTTCAAGGATCCTTCAAGAATGAATTTGAAGGCTTAACATTTGTTGGGTATCAAGAAGGAGGTACCATAACCGTTAGCGGTAGAGATGTACTAACAGATATATGGCATGTGCAAATAGGTCACTCGAAGTGGGTTGATCTTTTTATCATGTTTGGTATGATTGTTGTTTATCGAGTTCTATTCTTGGTCATCAATAAGGTCAAGGAGAAGTCAAACCCCGCTGTTCCGTCCATAAATCGATCCCAAGCAAAAACTTTCTCTAGAACCAATATGGATGAACTCTAA